A region of the Apus apus isolate bApuApu2 chromosome 10, bApuApu2.pri.cur, whole genome shotgun sequence genome:
AccgccgccgcagccccgcgctcCGCAGCTCCAGACCCGCATCTGCAGCGGGCCCGTCAGCCACGGGGAAAGGGGGTACCCAGGGAGACGGGGACACGCCGGGGGGACGGAGAATCCCGGGGGGCTGGGTGGGGAAAGATATCCCGGGGGAACCGGCAGCGCTGGGAGGGGGTCAGAGCACCCCGGGGATGGGGCGGGAGAGAACCCAGGGCGGGGGACGGAGCATCCCGAGGGACAGGGACATCCCGGCGGGACCATCCCAGGGGAACGGAGACATCCCGGGGATGGGCTTGGGGAGGGGAGAATCCCGGAGGAACCGGCAGCGCTGGGAGTTGGGGGGCAGAGCTCACCGGTCTCCACCACCACGTAGCTCCAGGAGGGCCAGACGCGGCGGATCCGCTCGGCCCCGGGCTCCAGCCGCCGCGGGCCCGGGCCCGGCGCCGCTTCCCCCGCGGCCTCCTCGGGGCTGAAGCCGAACACGAGCCACGACCGGCACGGGGCCGCCAtggcgggaggggcggggccggggcggggccgtTACCGGAGGCGGCGctgggcggggcggggggcacgGAAAAACGGACAGAGGCGGGGCCGTGGTCCAAGAGCAGCTTTAGTGCGGTGTCACCGGGCGGGCTCAGCGCCGCACCGGAGCCCGGGCCAGCCCTCCCGGTTAAGGCAGTcggtggcagaggcagcagcgCGTCCCATCCCCGCCAGGGCACCGGGTGCCCCAAGCACACGAGGCCCCACGGCAGCAGCAGCGAGACAGCTCCTGGGGGCAACCAGGAGCCCAgctggttggatggggcttggagcaacctggtctagtggaaggtgtccctgaccctgcaggggttggaactggatggtctttaggGTgacttctaacccaaaccagtctgggactcTGTGATCCTGGCCGGATCCCCCAGCAGCGCGTGAGCACCAGCCCAGAGCAGCGTGTGCAGGCAGTGCCCGGCCTGGCCCTCACTCCTGGCTGGGGTTGGGCTTGATGAGGCCATAAGCCACGGCCTGTGCCAGGCTCTCCTTGGCAGCCTGGGCCACGCGGGGCTTGTCCTTGTCCTTGGCAAGCACGGAGAGGATCTCCAGCATCTCGCTGGCCATGAGCTGCTCGGCCACCTCCCGCTCGGCCGCCATCATGTTCATCACCACCACAGCCCCGCGGTGCTGCAGCTCGACactggggctcagcagcagggccTGCAGGATCTCCAGCCAGTGCACTGTCTGTGGGGGGAGCGGGGCCACCCTCAGCACTGCACTGGGACATAGCTCCAGGACATCAGGGAAAGGAACAGGGGATGCTGGGTGCTGTCCCAGGGGTTCCCAGGTGCCCCCAGCCCACCACTGGGTACTCACCACCTGGGGGATCCGCTTGCAGATGGGGGGGTGCAGGGCAGTCAGCATGGCCAGGGTCCCCGAGGCTGCCCGCCGCAGCTTCTCATCCTCCTCCCCGCTGtacagcaccagcagcttcagccGGTCACTGCCCTCAGCCAGGAACAGCTCCTGCACCTgcaggggggaggaggaggaggtgggggagctgggggggtgTGGGGGCCGGCAGCCCCGCGCAGACCCCCAGCCCAGTCCTCACCTCTTTGCTCATGGCCATGTTGCACATGCACTCTGTGGCAGCCAGCCGGATCAGCTCGTGCTCCTCAAACATGTAACCCTCGATCATGGGCACGGCCTTCTCCTTCAGGatcttctgcctgcagcagggcttgTGTGAGGGGCAGGGCAGCACCCCAGTGGGAAAAGACAGAGACCCCTGCCCAGGCAAGCCCCTACCGCAGCCTCTCACTGATGCCAGCCAGGTTGGTTAATGCCATCAGCCCCTCAAAGTTCTCCAGGCCCGTGCGCTGAAGGTGCAGAAGGCTCACCAGGGGACGGACCACCTCGTATATCTGtgggcacagcagggcagggctaAAAGCCTGAGCAAGGGGCAGAAGGGGCTCTGTGCCCCTTGGACTTCAGCCCCGGGGCTGCCAAGGCCTTTCCTGGTGGGCGAGAAGGAGCTGAAGCCCACCCTGTCCCAGATGGTGGACAGAGCCAgaggcagcccctgccagggcagcgCCTCCTCATgctgcacagccagagcaggcacaggctgggggctCCCAGGCCAGGCCCAGCTGCCTATGTGGGGCCCTGTCCCTCAGCCCACGAAGGTGACACTCACCCGCTCTCCAGGGAAGGCCATCTCTGGGTTGGAGGTGATGGTGATCTTTGCCAGGGCCTGGGCTGCCTTGGTCTGCCCCACCTCAGTGCCCTCCAGAGACAGTGGGATGAGAGCCTGCAGccacagacacagcagctgGGTCACAGCAGCCCCTGTTTCCCCAAGGTTCATGTGGGAGGGAGCTGGCATGGTCCCTGCCCAGTCACAGCCACCCCTCGAGCCCCCCAGTGTGGCACAGTCCCCTCACCTTGCCTCCTCCCTGTGCAACCACACCGCCCCGGTCCTCTGCCTCATCAACCAGCGCCAGGAACACCCTAGGgacaaggcagagctggggacctGCCACAGCACATCCCAACCACACCCAGACACACGCAGCAGGTTGCACCCGGCTCCCGACgtcccccttctcctcctgggAGCTGCCGTGCACCCAGGCTGGCCgtcagccctgctccctcctggcacACCCGTACCTGGAGATCAGCTCCCGGCAGGAGCTGGTGAGCGCCGGGTTCTCGCTCCTCACCATGCAGGACAGGGCAGACACCACCCCTGCCGCCAGCAGCTTCCGCACACGGCGCCTCACGAAGTCTGGCTTGTCCTGTCTCAGGGACAAGGTCACTGCTCGGCTTGGTGGCACCAGCCACCCATTGCCACATCACCAACCTCACTCCCAAGGGTCCCAAGGACCCCCTGGGCCCTGCCCACCCATGTGCTCTCCCGGTGGCTCCCAGGGACAACCGAGCCCCCTCACCTTGGGGTGCTGCTCGGGAATGTGCTGCTTGGCATACTTGGCCAGCTCCAGCATCTGGGGGTCTGGCTCCTCGTGGTCGTAGCTGTTGGTGCAATTCACGAGCGTGGAGGCGACGGCGTAGAGCACACTCCTGTCCTCTGACTGCAGTGAGAATGGGACACCATTGCACCCAGGATGGAGAGGACAGcccacccagcaccaccagccctgtccacagcccccagccctgcagcatgAGCCTCACAACCCCCCCAGCAGGTCTCCCCAATGCCCCTGTGCCCACCGCAGGACTCAGCACCCACCTTGGCCAGATGGAACATGGCCTGCATGGCTGCCTTGTCCTCCACAAACTCCTCCTTGACGTCTGCGTCAAAGGTGAGGTAGGCCAGGCCCTCCACAGCCCAACGCCGCGTGCCCGCGTCGATGGCCTCATTGCAGAGCCACCTGGGAGAGGGGCGGGTGAGCCCGGCTGCGGGGGGCACCCTGCCCACACccccccaccagcacccactTGCGGCACTGCTTGGCCAGCTTCATGGTGGAGCCCTCGGCAAACTGCTTCATGCTGAAGTCGGTGCCTCCAGCGGAGCCCAGCTTGCAGAGCCCCTGCACGGGAGCAGCGTCAGGGCAGGGACAGCCACAGTCACCCTGAGCACCCCCAGCAGGGAGGAGACAGCACCGGGGACCCACGGCCACCCCCCCAGCTCACCACCAGGGCGCGGATGCGGATGCTGTCCCTGTCGCTGTGCTTGTAGATGTCCTTCAGCAGGGTGACGCCGTTGGCCGTGATGAAAGACGCGCGCTTGGCCTTGTCGGCCGCGTGGATCAGCGCCTCCACCGCCACCAGCTGGTGCGCCTCCCGCACTGAGGCGCAGAGGGACAGCACGCTGTCCATGAtcccctccagctccagaaCCCTGTTCCCAGCGTCCGAGgggccctgcagcaggcaggacacCGCCTGGATGGCTCGCAGCTTCCCGGACAGCTCCTGCCCCTCGAACCAGCTCCTGCAAGGGAAGACCACCCAGAAGGAGATGGCTGCTCCCACCAACAGCCCCGCCTGCTGCACCCCGGCACGGCAGGTCTCCAGAGGGTCTGCAAACTGCTTTTATCACCAAGAGCAAAAAGCTCTGCAGACAGGGGAGGCTGCAACTTCCCCAGATGAGTGCTGGCTGTACCAGACCAAGACCAACGTCCCCAGGAGCACCTGGCCTCACCTCACGTAGTCCTCACACAAGTGGTGGAAGTTCTCCCTCTCAGCATCACACTTCAGGTCATCGTACAGCTTGCTGAGCAGGACTGAGGCGCTCATCCGGCTGTTCTCTGTCACGG
Encoded here:
- the UNC45A gene encoding protein unc-45 homolog A, which translates into the protein MEESVTAGQLRAQGNALFQAGDHAAALAAYTQALSLCDDGSERAVLHRNRAACYLKLEDYTKAEADATKAIEADGRDVKALFRRSQALQQLGRLDQAVGDLQRCVSLEPRNKAFQEALRALGSTMHEKMKTMSCTDSKVEQMFQILLDPEEKDVDKKQKAAQNLIVLAREEAGAEKIFQSDGVRLLAQLLDTAKADLMLAALRTLVGLCSGHRSRTTAILAELGAPRLSAVLGVEHEQVSLAACNLLHTVFESLKEGLQKDFRGKEDAVVLDTSKDLKLLIKHLLELLELEGASAHGRDNALNLLIKVVPRKSPKETSNSLSLWVIDQGLKKILEVGSTVCGTPGSLPVTENSRMSASVLLSKLYDDLKCDAERENFHHLCEDYVRSWFEGQELSGKLRAIQAVSCLLQGPSDAGNRVLELEGIMDSVLSLCASVREAHQLVAVEALIHAADKAKRASFITANGVTLLKDIYKHSDRDSIRIRALVGLCKLGSAGGTDFSMKQFAEGSTMKLAKQCRKWLCNEAIDAGTRRWAVEGLAYLTFDADVKEEFVEDKAAMQAMFHLAKSEDRSVLYAVASTLVNCTNSYDHEEPDPQMLELAKYAKQHIPEQHPKDKPDFVRRRVRKLLAAGVVSALSCMVRSENPALTSSCRELISRVFLALVDEAEDRGGVVAQGGGKALIPLSLEGTEVGQTKAAQALAKITITSNPEMAFPGERIYEVVRPLVSLLHLQRTGLENFEGLMALTNLAGISERLRQKILKEKAVPMIEGYMFEEHELIRLAATECMCNMAMSKEVQELFLAEGSDRLKLLVLYSGEEDEKLRRAASGTLAMLTALHPPICKRIPQVTVHWLEILQALLLSPSVELQHRGAVVVMNMMAAEREVAEQLMASEMLEILSVLAKDKDKPRVAQAAKESLAQAVAYGLIKPNPSQE